The Microbulbifer hydrolyticus genome has a segment encoding these proteins:
- a CDS encoding N-acetylmuramoyl-L-alanine amidase, producing the protein MSTLKQGLLLDPKVTQKVFSGIERGALNKVNALVIHQTGANTAQQTFNSYAKGGHGAHFLIDKKGAIYQTARVTQKAYHVGKIKSKCYETKSCTKLQLQSAIQLLFQKGVPYSSRVSSLHRHEKAKPYPDRFPLNSDSLGIEIVGSYDTLKKQYEAISPLQNSSLKWLINELYTHFNITSADVYRHPEVSYKMASEASSATW; encoded by the coding sequence ATGTCAACGCTAAAGCAAGGATTGCTTTTGGATCCTAAAGTCACACAAAAGGTCTTTTCCGGAATAGAGCGAGGCGCACTGAATAAAGTAAATGCCCTCGTAATACACCAGACGGGAGCCAATACGGCACAACAGACTTTCAACTCATATGCCAAAGGCGGGCATGGAGCACACTTTCTAATCGATAAGAAAGGAGCAATTTACCAGACCGCAAGAGTTACCCAGAAGGCCTACCATGTCGGCAAGATAAAATCTAAATGTTACGAAACTAAATCTTGCACGAAATTACAGCTTCAATCTGCGATTCAGCTGTTATTCCAAAAAGGAGTGCCGTACTCCTCAAGAGTCAGCAGCCTACACCGTCATGAAAAAGCGAAGCCATATCCGGATCGATTCCCATTAAATAGCGATTCTTTAGGAATTGAAATTGTCGGATCGTATGACACACTAAAAAAGCAATACGAAGCAATTTCTCCGCTCCAGAACTCATCTCTCAAATGGCTTATTAATGAACTCTACACACATTTCAATATAACAAGTGCCGACGTCTACAGACACCCTGAAGTGTCATACAAAATGGCCAGCGAAGCGAGTAGTGCCACATGGTAA
- a CDS encoding type 1 glutamine amidotransferase domain-containing protein translates to MPDRPVLFVLTGHDKLGDTGDKTGFHLSEAAHPWRVLREAGLHVDFATPEGGKAPIDPGSKDLDDSVNREFVENEDVNAKLKATSALRELDLSGYDAIYFPGGHGTMWDLPDHADVQAAVREMYEAGKVVAAVCHGPAAFVNVKLSDGSWFVDGKKLSVFTDEEERAVEKDDVVPFLLASKLKERGAIHEKADNFMKSVTVDGRLVTGQNPPSARGVGEAIRDQLKAD, encoded by the coding sequence ATGCCTGATCGCCCTGTACTTTTTGTCCTGACCGGTCACGACAAGCTCGGGGATACCGGAGACAAAACAGGCTTTCACCTATCCGAGGCCGCACACCCTTGGCGCGTCCTGCGCGAGGCTGGCCTTCACGTGGACTTCGCCACCCCCGAGGGGGGAAAGGCTCCGATCGATCCCGGTAGCAAGGATTTGGACGACTCGGTGAACCGGGAGTTCGTTGAGAATGAAGATGTCAATGCCAAGCTGAAAGCAACCTCGGCACTCAGGGAGCTTGACCTGTCAGGCTATGACGCCATTTATTTTCCCGGTGGTCATGGAACCATGTGGGACTTACCGGACCATGCCGATGTACAGGCAGCGGTGCGGGAAATGTACGAAGCCGGCAAGGTCGTAGCTGCTGTGTGCCACGGTCCAGCCGCCTTCGTCAACGTCAAACTCAGTGATGGAAGCTGGTTTGTGGACGGCAAGAAACTCTCCGTTTTTACCGATGAAGAGGAGCGTGCGGTGGAAAAGGACGATGTGGTCCCCTTCCTTCTCGCCTCCAAGCTCAAGGAGCGCGGAGCGATCCACGAAAAGGCCGATAATTTTATGAAGTCCGTCACCGTAGATGGACGCCTGGTTACCGGCCAGAACCCCCCTTCGGCGCGCGGCGTTGGGGAGGCGATTCGCGACCAGCTGAAGGCCGATTAA
- a CDS encoding M14 family metallopeptidase, whose translation MNSDPATYPIGTPGAPWGDTERAEWLSRQIRHRSYEAEVLSAIEKLRARFDVEEYGCLEYGDESFPLLAIRSRDWNDELPVVLVTGGVHGYETSGVHGALQFVDQYAADYAGRVNLLVAPCVSPWAYERIHRWNPNAIDPNRSFYEDSPAGESAALMRLVAPVRDRVLMHIDLHETTDTDETEFRPALAARDGKPFTPGGIPDGFYLVDDSENPQPEFQQAVIAAVEKVTHIAPADDNNEIIGSTVVARGVIEYPLKKLGLCASVTSAKYKTTTEVYPDSPRAKPEQCNRAQAVAVCAAIDYALAHG comes from the coding sequence ATGAACTCGGACCCCGCAACCTATCCAATCGGTACCCCCGGCGCTCCCTGGGGCGACACGGAACGCGCCGAGTGGCTGTCCCGTCAGATCCGTCACCGCAGTTACGAGGCGGAGGTGTTGAGCGCAATCGAGAAACTGCGCGCGCGCTTCGACGTGGAAGAGTATGGCTGTCTGGAATACGGCGACGAAAGCTTTCCGCTGTTGGCGATCCGCAGCCGTGACTGGAATGATGAGCTGCCGGTGGTACTGGTCACCGGTGGGGTACACGGTTACGAGACCAGTGGCGTGCACGGTGCGCTGCAGTTCGTGGATCAGTATGCTGCGGATTACGCCGGCCGCGTGAACCTGCTGGTGGCGCCCTGTGTCAGTCCCTGGGCTTACGAGCGTATCCATCGCTGGAACCCGAATGCGATCGACCCGAATCGCTCATTCTATGAAGACAGCCCGGCCGGGGAATCCGCGGCGCTGATGCGGCTGGTGGCGCCGGTGCGCGATCGTGTATTGATGCATATCGACTTGCACGAGACCACGGATACCGACGAAACCGAATTCCGCCCCGCACTCGCGGCCCGCGATGGCAAGCCGTTCACCCCGGGTGGCATTCCCGACGGCTTCTATCTGGTGGACGACAGTGAGAACCCGCAGCCCGAGTTCCAGCAGGCGGTGATCGCTGCGGTAGAGAAGGTCACCCACATCGCCCCGGCCGATGACAACAACGAGATCATCGGCTCAACCGTGGTTGCGCGCGGTGTGATCGAGTATCCGCTTAAAAAGCTCGGCCTGTGTGCCAGCGTTACCAGTGCCAAGTACAAGACCACAACGGAAGTCTACCCCGACAGCCCCCGTGCCAAGCCCGAGCAGTGCAACCGGGCACAGGCTGTAGCGGTGTGTGCCGCGATTGATTACGCGCTGGCGCATGGTTGA
- a CDS encoding response regulator has protein sequence MLRVMVVDDQALVRRGFALILDNEPDMEVVAEAGTGVEAIEKAREQQPDIILMDIRMPEMDGLEATANILKTGESTCRVIILTTFDPDEYVFRALQAGASGFVLKDIPPESLVEAVRTVADGGAMLAPGITRRLISQFAQKMGAGRNLSERLERLTGRELEVLGAIAHGKSNAEIAEALFIGAATVKTHVSSLLSKLGLRDRAQAVVFAYECGLATAGGRNVGF, from the coding sequence ATGTTACGTGTAATGGTGGTCGATGATCAGGCACTGGTGCGTCGCGGTTTTGCGCTGATACTGGATAATGAGCCCGATATGGAAGTGGTGGCAGAGGCCGGCACCGGTGTCGAGGCCATTGAGAAAGCGCGCGAGCAGCAACCGGACATCATCCTGATGGATATCCGTATGCCGGAGATGGACGGACTGGAAGCCACAGCGAACATTTTAAAAACCGGTGAATCAACCTGCCGGGTGATCATTCTCACCACCTTCGATCCCGACGAATATGTGTTTCGTGCGTTACAGGCCGGGGCCAGTGGTTTTGTGCTGAAGGATATACCGCCGGAATCACTGGTGGAGGCGGTGCGCACCGTTGCAGATGGTGGTGCCATGCTTGCACCGGGCATCACCCGACGTCTGATCAGCCAATTCGCGCAAAAAATGGGGGCAGGACGCAACCTGAGCGAACGCCTGGAACGGTTGACCGGACGTGAGCTTGAAGTGCTGGGGGCAATTGCCCATGGCAAGAGCAATGCCGAGATCGCCGAAGCCCTGTTTATTGGTGCAGCCACAGTGAAAACCCATGTTTCCAGTTTGCTGTCCAAGCTGGGGCTGCGCGACCGGGCCCAGGCCGTGGTCTTCGCCTACGAATGCGGACTGGCCACTGCCGGAGGGCGCAATGTCGGTTTCTAG
- a CDS encoding sensor histidine kinase: MKSPFPSKQATNTPDAGPELPKLPAWQPIRGPFERWPQLTDLLIALFAFFLTLLMWSRAGPHQILALESLWDVAAFQCAFIGCFALLWRRTHPWQVHAVVLAATVLLEMGLPAEGIVAMAFSLYCLGRYEANTRASWIALVATLAFVVFDEKVLVKPTAGGTVAVILAWALWYIGRRLRFRSEYLRLMEERAGYLERERNAESERAVAAERTRIAREMHDVVAHQVSLMTVQAGAARTISRSNPEAASEAMAAVEAAGRHALSEMRHLLGVLRPASDNNSDSEKATLTPQPDLNDLPALIEKVRRVVNKVDYETRGALGDVPARVALAVYRIVQESLTNVIKHVGAQTSVNVSVRVEPGFIAVCVRDDGLGAGEQSIGEKPIGEQPSGGHGIAGMRERVELLGGQLHTGVIEGGGFEVTAQLPTVNKGR; this comes from the coding sequence ATGAAATCGCCATTCCCCAGCAAACAGGCAACGAATACTCCCGATGCCGGCCCCGAATTACCCAAGCTTCCGGCGTGGCAGCCGATCCGCGGCCCATTCGAACGCTGGCCGCAACTGACTGACCTGCTGATTGCCCTGTTCGCTTTTTTCCTGACACTGCTGATGTGGTCGCGCGCAGGCCCGCACCAGATCCTAGCGCTGGAAAGCCTGTGGGATGTCGCCGCTTTCCAGTGCGCCTTCATTGGCTGTTTCGCCCTGCTGTGGCGCCGCACCCACCCCTGGCAGGTGCACGCCGTTGTTCTCGCAGCGACGGTGCTGCTGGAAATGGGACTGCCGGCCGAAGGCATCGTTGCCATGGCGTTTTCGCTCTACTGCCTTGGCCGCTACGAGGCCAATACTCGGGCCAGCTGGATTGCACTCGTCGCAACGCTGGCTTTCGTGGTGTTTGACGAGAAAGTTCTGGTCAAGCCCACAGCTGGGGGAACCGTTGCGGTGATACTGGCGTGGGCACTGTGGTACATCGGGCGGCGGTTGCGTTTTCGCAGCGAATACCTGCGGTTGATGGAAGAGAGAGCCGGGTATCTGGAACGCGAGCGCAATGCCGAGTCCGAGCGCGCCGTGGCCGCCGAGCGCACGCGAATCGCACGCGAGATGCACGATGTGGTGGCGCATCAGGTCAGCCTGATGACGGTGCAGGCTGGCGCCGCCAGAACCATCAGCCGCAGTAATCCCGAGGCAGCCAGTGAGGCGATGGCTGCGGTGGAGGCCGCTGGTCGCCACGCTTTGTCAGAGATGCGGCATTTGCTGGGCGTGCTGCGCCCGGCCAGTGACAATAACAGTGACAGTGAAAAGGCCACGCTCACACCACAACCGGACTTAAATGACCTCCCCGCACTGATTGAGAAAGTCCGGCGGGTGGTCAACAAGGTGGACTATGAAACCCGAGGCGCTCTCGGCGATGTACCCGCCCGGGTCGCCCTCGCCGTCTATCGCATCGTTCAGGAATCGTTGACCAACGTCATCAAACACGTCGGTGCCCAGACCAGCGTGAACGTCAGCGTGCGTGTAGAACCCGGGTTTATTGCTGTTTGTGTGCGTGATGACGGGCTTGGCGCGGGTGAACAATCCATTGGAGAGAAACCCATTGGAGAGCAACCCAGCGGTGGACATGGCATCGCGGGCATGCGCGAACGTGTGGAACTGCTCGGTGGCCAGTTGCACACCGGTGTAATCGAAGGCGGTGGCTTTGAAGTGACGGCACAGCTGCCCACTGTGAACAAGGGAAGATGA
- a CDS encoding DUF2306 domain-containing protein yields MEKYGVGSRSSINAWRKTMNDAVLSPTLLRSFDTRRAVRLAVTTWFGIAAIGHAIFLAYILAVFYPPIAQSGLQGLQGLEHLPAGFREGDTLGNLAAVFHVLLAAIVIGGGPLQLIPAVRRYASGFHRWLGRSYLLAAVISSVGGLYMIWTRHSLGDVVAQITISIDGVLILLFAFLALRNAMAGRFVEHRRWALRLFLVASAVWFFRVALMGWATLTGGWGIDWESFTGPFLSALGVGQYLIPLAMLEWYFHCQTREAGQGAQLAFVSTLVPLTVFMAIGIFAATMGMWLPRI; encoded by the coding sequence ATGGAAAAGTACGGTGTGGGGTCCCGCTCCTCTATCAACGCCTGGAGAAAAACGATGAACGACGCTGTACTCAGCCCGACGCTGCTCCGCTCCTTCGATACAAGGCGCGCTGTCAGACTGGCAGTAACCACCTGGTTTGGCATCGCGGCGATCGGCCACGCGATATTCCTTGCATACATTCTTGCCGTATTTTATCCGCCCATTGCACAGTCCGGGCTGCAGGGCCTGCAAGGGCTCGAGCATCTGCCAGCTGGCTTCCGCGAGGGCGATACACTGGGCAATCTGGCGGCGGTGTTTCATGTGCTGTTGGCCGCAATCGTGATCGGTGGCGGCCCCCTGCAGTTAATACCTGCCGTGCGCCGATACGCATCCGGGTTCCATCGCTGGCTGGGGCGCAGCTATTTGCTGGCTGCTGTCATCAGCAGCGTTGGCGGGCTGTATATGATTTGGACGCGCCATAGCTTAGGCGACGTGGTTGCCCAGATCACCATCTCCATCGACGGTGTATTGATTCTCCTGTTTGCGTTTCTTGCGCTGCGCAATGCGATGGCCGGCCGTTTTGTCGAGCACCGCCGCTGGGCACTGCGCCTGTTCCTGGTTGCGAGTGCGGTGTGGTTCTTCCGCGTGGCCCTGATGGGCTGGGCGACACTGACCGGCGGATGGGGCATCGACTGGGAGTCCTTCACTGGTCCCTTCCTTTCCGCCCTCGGGGTTGGACAATATCTGATCCCCCTGGCCATGCTGGAATGGTATTTCCATTGTCAAACGCGCGAAGCAGGGCAGGGGGCACAGCTTGCCTTTGTCAGTACGCTGGTGCCGTTGACGGTGTTTATGGCCATTGGCATCTTTGCCGCTACCATGGGCATGTGGCTGCCGCGGATCTGA
- a CDS encoding arylsulfatase, with product MNFIKTATLATGMFALIATRCLADSTVDRTQLPIPDVEPKGYTELDVRNVEPPEPYKALKPPEGAPNVIVFLLDDVGFGQSTLFGGLVEMPTLDAIAEQGLVYNRFHTTAVCSATRTALLTGRNHHQNNMGSIAETATAFPGNTGMRPNYIAALPKILRYNGYKTAMFGKNHEIPPWQTGPAGDQTLWPSQVGFEKFYGFFGGETDQFQPVLVDGVTRIKTPRTEGYHFTTDMANQTIDWLNLQHSYNADRPFFVYFAPGAAHAPHHAPKEWIDKYKGKFDMGWDALRKEVFERQKKLGVIPKDTILPPMPDGVARWSSLTSDEKKIFTRQMEVYAGYLAHTDHEIGRVVDSLKKTGEFDNTLIFYIVGDNGASAEGNRNGSFNSLAFYNGIEEDPKFILDNLDKLGSEDSFGHYAKGWAIAGDTPFVWMKGTASDFGGSRNGMAVSWPDGIKKDKNVIRDQWTHVVDIAPTVLDVAKLPEPKEVDGVKQIPMAGKSFVASFNQPNAESKHKVQYFELGGNRAIYKDGWFARVIHWPLWEDTKKFSTLQDDKWELFDITKDFSLANNVADKYPDKLKEMQKLFDQEAFDNHVYPIDDRTLERMNAEIAGRPDAMFGKKTLTLYSGAKGIPENSFLNIKNKSFDLTAKISTDNVKDTNGVIIAQGGNFAGWSLYVKNGVPTFEYNWLGYEYTPITSKSPLKQGDNEIVVKFRYDENGKGGKGNNAGLGKGGNAYLYLNGNLVGEKFIPNTIASLYSLDDGVGVGEDEGGAVSKAYKAPFIFNQDIESVTTSIVD from the coding sequence ATGAATTTCATCAAGACGGCAACGCTCGCCACGGGCATGTTTGCGCTGATTGCCACGCGCTGCCTTGCGGATAGTACGGTAGACCGCACCCAGTTACCGATCCCGGATGTCGAGCCGAAAGGGTACACAGAACTGGATGTCAGAAATGTTGAACCTCCTGAGCCCTATAAGGCGTTAAAACCGCCGGAAGGCGCACCCAACGTCATAGTGTTCTTATTAGATGATGTTGGTTTTGGCCAGTCCACGTTATTTGGTGGTTTGGTTGAAATGCCAACCCTCGACGCCATTGCCGAGCAGGGCTTGGTTTACAACCGCTTTCACACAACGGCAGTATGCTCTGCCACGCGTACAGCGCTGTTAACAGGGCGAAATCACCACCAAAACAATATGGGCTCTATTGCAGAGACCGCCACGGCATTCCCTGGCAACACAGGGATGAGACCGAACTACATTGCCGCGCTGCCCAAGATATTGCGTTACAACGGCTACAAAACAGCGATGTTTGGTAAAAATCACGAGATTCCGCCGTGGCAAACTGGCCCTGCAGGGGATCAAACCTTGTGGCCAAGTCAGGTGGGTTTTGAGAAGTTCTATGGTTTTTTTGGTGGTGAGACGGATCAATTTCAACCGGTGCTGGTGGATGGTGTAACGCGTATCAAAACGCCACGTACCGAGGGTTATCACTTCACCACAGATATGGCGAATCAAACCATTGACTGGTTGAATCTGCAGCACAGTTACAATGCGGATAGGCCATTTTTTGTCTATTTCGCACCTGGGGCTGCCCATGCACCTCATCACGCGCCGAAGGAGTGGATCGATAAGTATAAAGGCAAGTTTGACATGGGATGGGACGCGCTTCGTAAAGAGGTGTTTGAACGTCAGAAAAAGCTCGGCGTCATCCCCAAGGATACGATTCTGCCACCTATGCCGGATGGTGTTGCTCGTTGGAGTTCATTAACCAGCGATGAAAAGAAAATATTTACCCGTCAAATGGAAGTATATGCGGGCTATCTGGCGCATACCGATCACGAAATTGGTCGTGTCGTCGACAGTTTGAAGAAAACCGGTGAATTTGATAACACTCTGATCTTCTATATTGTGGGTGACAATGGCGCCAGTGCCGAAGGTAATCGCAATGGCAGCTTTAACTCGTTAGCGTTTTACAATGGCATAGAAGAAGACCCGAAGTTTATTTTGGATAACCTGGATAAATTGGGCAGTGAAGATAGCTTTGGTCATTACGCGAAAGGCTGGGCGATAGCGGGGGATACTCCATTTGTTTGGATGAAAGGCACGGCATCTGATTTTGGCGGTTCGCGTAACGGGATGGCCGTTAGCTGGCCCGACGGTATTAAGAAGGATAAGAACGTTATCCGCGACCAGTGGACACACGTCGTGGATATTGCACCTACAGTGCTTGATGTGGCGAAACTGCCTGAGCCGAAAGAAGTGGATGGGGTGAAGCAAATACCAATGGCGGGCAAGAGTTTTGTTGCGTCATTTAACCAGCCAAACGCTGAAAGCAAGCACAAAGTGCAATATTTTGAGCTTGGAGGTAATCGTGCCATCTATAAAGATGGGTGGTTCGCTCGTGTTATTCATTGGCCGCTTTGGGAAGATACGAAAAAGTTCAGTACGCTCCAGGATGATAAATGGGAACTGTTTGATATAACCAAGGACTTCTCCCTGGCGAACAATGTGGCAGACAAGTACCCGGATAAACTTAAAGAGATGCAGAAATTATTTGACCAGGAGGCGTTTGATAATCACGTTTACCCGATTGATGACCGCACCCTAGAACGTATGAACGCGGAAATTGCCGGGCGTCCGGATGCCATGTTTGGTAAAAAAACCTTGACGTTATACTCAGGCGCCAAGGGAATACCTGAAAACTCCTTCCTTAACATCAAGAACAAATCATTTGATCTAACAGCCAAAATATCTACAGATAACGTAAAAGACACCAATGGTGTGATCATCGCACAGGGTGGTAACTTTGCGGGCTGGTCGCTGTACGTCAAAAATGGTGTCCCCACCTTTGAATACAACTGGTTGGGTTATGAATATACGCCAATTACCAGTAAATCCCCACTCAAACAAGGCGACAACGAAATCGTGGTGAAATTTCGCTACGATGAAAATGGCAAAGGTGGTAAAGGTAACAATGCCGGTCTGGGTAAGGGTGGTAATGCCTATCTATACCTGAACGGTAACCTGGTTGGGGAAAAGTTCATCCCCAATACCATTGCCAGCTTGTATTCACTGGATGACGGTGTTGGTGTCGGCGAAGATGAGGGCGGGGCGGTAAGTAAAGCCTACAAGGCGCCTTTCATCTTTAACCAGGATATCGAAAGCGTGACTACCTCGATTGTAGACTGA
- a CDS encoding LytR/AlgR family response regulator transcription factor: MKYSDHANQQALSQVPLWIERFDRHRTLYLFLALAVYLFANNTINASSVWMEHNRDGVTDLNLWEPFVWEYTSALSTLILFPFLAFAFNRNPPRLTGMGRQFLWHLLATILFSAAHVSLMVAMREFLYALAEGNYNFGPWLREYWYEYRKDAWGYVFFFGIYHLLRLAYSRIKGEASLIAENEPAPSTDIAQKPPEHFLVKKLDKEFLVRVGDIEWIESSGNYVNLHSRGRIYPLRSTLKEIAERLAPAGFSRIHRGLVVNHNVIEHISFQPSGDGEVQLRCGKQLNLSRRYREPLKQALA, encoded by the coding sequence ATGAAGTACAGCGATCACGCTAACCAGCAAGCGCTTTCACAGGTCCCACTCTGGATCGAGCGATTCGACCGGCATCGCACCTTGTATCTCTTTCTGGCACTGGCCGTTTATCTGTTTGCCAACAACACCATCAATGCGTCTTCGGTGTGGATGGAGCACAACCGCGACGGCGTGACCGATCTCAACCTGTGGGAACCCTTTGTATGGGAATACACCAGCGCCCTCAGCACGCTGATCCTGTTTCCCTTTCTGGCTTTCGCCTTCAACCGCAATCCACCGCGCCTGACCGGCATGGGCCGGCAATTCCTGTGGCACCTGCTGGCCACCATCTTGTTTTCCGCGGCGCATGTATCACTGATGGTGGCAATGCGTGAGTTCCTGTACGCCCTCGCAGAAGGTAACTACAACTTTGGCCCATGGCTGCGGGAATACTGGTACGAGTACCGCAAGGACGCCTGGGGCTATGTATTTTTCTTCGGTATCTACCACCTCTTGCGGCTCGCTTACAGCCGCATAAAGGGCGAAGCCAGCCTGATTGCGGAGAATGAACCCGCACCAAGCACGGATATCGCACAAAAACCACCCGAGCACTTTCTGGTCAAAAAACTCGACAAGGAGTTTCTGGTGCGCGTGGGGGATATTGAGTGGATCGAGTCTTCCGGTAACTATGTCAATCTGCATAGCCGCGGTCGCATTTACCCGCTGCGGAGTACGTTAAAGGAGATTGCCGAGCGTCTGGCACCAGCCGGTTTCAGCCGTATCCACCGCGGGCTGGTGGTCAACCACAATGTCATTGAGCATATCAGCTTCCAGCCGAGTGGCGACGGCGAAGTTCAGCTGCGTTGTGGCAAACAGCTGAACCTTTCACGGCGCTACCGCGAACCCCTGAAGCAGGCACTGGCCTGA
- a CDS encoding acyltransferase family protein, with product MMTQPTTERRYDIDWLRTLAFGVLILYHLGMYYVADWGWHLKSAQTSEWLQNLMILSGPWRMSLLFFISAIALALVQRRSDGRSGLTMVRRRTQRLFTPLLFGMFVIVVPQVYIEALSQDLIAPGYFQFWAQYINPRTDLLTEHHSPIGLLTWNHLWFLPYLWVYSLLLIVLRAPLHRLTESERFQRIPPVAAISAVVLVLMLVWLLLRTKFPVTHALLDDWYNHGRYLLVFVFGYLFALQPRWWQFVIERRWVFFCLAMVCYLLILADRNGVFPTLDADVAAYPEVRLIVGTVIALNLWAWIFCVVGFAGFYLNRPSPWLRYTNPAILPWYILHQTLIIVFAWMLKPFALPIGFEAIVLLALTVAGCVGGYAIIQRVNILRWLCGMSLRTVPKSAPHGALAH from the coding sequence ATGATGACACAACCAACCACAGAGCGTCGATATGATATCGACTGGCTGCGCACTCTCGCATTCGGGGTACTGATCCTGTACCACTTGGGCATGTACTATGTGGCGGACTGGGGCTGGCACCTGAAGAGTGCGCAGACTTCGGAGTGGCTGCAGAATCTGATGATACTCTCCGGGCCCTGGCGTATGTCGCTGTTGTTCTTTATTTCAGCAATCGCACTGGCCCTGGTGCAGCGTCGAAGCGATGGCCGCAGCGGTCTGACAATGGTCCGCCGGCGGACACAACGGTTATTCACGCCGCTGCTGTTCGGCATGTTCGTGATTGTGGTGCCCCAGGTGTATATCGAAGCACTCAGCCAGGACCTGATCGCGCCGGGCTACTTCCAGTTCTGGGCCCAGTACATCAACCCGCGCACTGACCTGCTGACCGAGCACCACAGCCCCATCGGCCTGCTGACCTGGAACCACCTCTGGTTTCTGCCGTACCTGTGGGTCTACAGTTTGCTGTTGATCGTACTACGTGCGCCGCTGCATAGGCTGACGGAGAGCGAACGTTTTCAGCGGATCCCGCCAGTGGCGGCCATCTCAGCGGTGGTGCTGGTGCTGATGTTGGTTTGGCTGCTGTTACGCACAAAATTCCCCGTCACCCATGCGCTGCTGGACGACTGGTACAACCACGGGCGCTACCTGCTGGTGTTTGTCTTTGGTTACCTGTTTGCCCTGCAGCCGCGCTGGTGGCAGTTCGTGATCGAGCGGCGCTGGGTTTTCTTCTGCCTGGCGATGGTTTGCTACTTGCTGATTCTTGCTGACCGCAACGGGGTTTTTCCGACGCTCGATGCCGATGTGGCCGCGTATCCGGAAGTCCGCTTGATAGTCGGCACCGTGATAGCCCTGAATCTCTGGGCGTGGATCTTCTGTGTGGTGGGTTTTGCCGGCTTTTATCTCAATCGCCCGAGCCCATGGCTGCGCTATACCAACCCGGCCATTCTGCCCTGGTACATACTTCATCAGACTCTGATTATCGTGTTTGCCTGGATGCTAAAGCCCTTCGCATTACCCATCGGTTTCGAGGCAATAGTTCTGCTGGCGCTAACGGTAGCGGGCTGTGTCGGCGGCTACGCAATCATCCAGCGCGTGAATATCTTGCGCTGGCTGTGTGGTATGTCTCTCAGAACAGTGCCGAAAAGTGCGCCGCACGGGGCACTGGCGCACTGA
- a CDS encoding GFA family protein: protein MSNDKTYKGSCFCGAVQLTVKGEPAAMGYCHCESCRHWSAGPVNAFILWKPEDVEITQGAENIGTYSKSPQSLRKWCKTCGGHILSEHPTMGLTDVYAAVIPSFPYKPGVHVNYQEAVLRIHDGVPKLKDFPAEMGGSGESIPE from the coding sequence ATGAGCAATGATAAGACGTACAAAGGCAGCTGCTTTTGCGGCGCAGTTCAATTGACCGTCAAGGGCGAGCCCGCCGCTATGGGTTATTGCCATTGCGAGTCATGTCGACACTGGTCTGCGGGTCCGGTAAATGCGTTCATCCTGTGGAAGCCGGAGGACGTTGAGATCACCCAGGGTGCCGAGAATATCGGGACTTACAGCAAGTCACCCCAGAGCCTGCGCAAATGGTGCAAAACCTGCGGAGGCCACATATTGTCGGAACATCCCACCATGGGGCTGACGGATGTATACGCTGCCGTGATCCCATCCTTCCCCTACAAACCTGGCGTGCATGTGAACTATCAGGAAGCCGTATTGCGTATCCACGACGGCGTACCCAAGTTGAAGGATTTCCCGGCAGAAATGGGTGGCTCGGGTGAGAGCATCCCAGAGTAG
- a CDS encoding cytochrome b, with protein MLRNTDQRYGVVAMVLHWLMALLLIGLVVLGLYMSGLPDVGFNKQKILLIFYHKEFGILALLLATARFAWRVGNVLPRLIVQLPDWQKVVARFVHLCFYGLMFALPISGWLMSSAAGIPVYFFGFRLPDLIAQNEYRFQLLIDIHMWLSYALIGLIVVHASAALRHHFLSRDNTLRKILPDLRR; from the coding sequence ATGCTGCGCAATACGGATCAGCGGTATGGCGTCGTGGCCATGGTGCTGCACTGGCTTATGGCGCTATTGCTGATTGGGCTTGTTGTGCTGGGGCTGTACATGAGCGGCTTGCCAGACGTGGGGTTCAACAAGCAAAAAATCCTGCTGATTTTCTATCACAAGGAATTCGGCATTCTGGCGCTGCTCCTGGCCACGGCGCGATTCGCATGGCGGGTTGGCAATGTGCTACCGCGACTGATCGTACAATTGCCGGACTGGCAGAAAGTGGTGGCACGGTTTGTCCACCTTTGTTTTTACGGCCTGATGTTTGCCTTGCCGATCAGTGGTTGGCTGATGTCTTCCGCTGCGGGGATTCCGGTGTACTTTTTCGGTTTCAGGCTGCCGGATTTAATTGCGCAGAATGAGTATCGCTTCCAGCTATTAATCGATATTCACATGTGGCTGAGTTATGCACTCATCGGTTTGATTGTGGTACATGCCAGTGCGGCACTCAGGCACCATTTCCTTTCCCGCGACAACACCTTGCGCAAGATATTGCCCGACCTGCGCCGTTAA